Proteins encoded together in one Planctomyces sp. SH-PL14 window:
- a CDS encoding class I SAM-dependent methyltransferase — translation MSFANLARDARVLWQMCVHPHGGATHKDRLDSFYAGQADAYDHFRKRLLHGRQEMIDSVPTPVGGVWVDLGAGTGENAERIGERLKDVRQLYLVDLCPSLLRVARERIARHGWTNVEAVEADATQYRPATGEADVVTFSYSLTMIPDWFRVIDQALTWLKPGGMLGVVDFYTARKHPGEGSARHGRMSRLFWPAWFGSSNVFLNPDHIPYLQSRLETVQLIEAQGKVPYLPLVRAPYYRFLGRTPQS, via the coding sequence ATGTCGTTCGCCAACCTCGCCCGCGATGCCCGCGTCCTGTGGCAGATGTGTGTCCATCCGCACGGCGGAGCGACGCACAAGGACCGGCTGGACAGCTTCTACGCGGGACAGGCGGACGCCTACGACCACTTCCGGAAGCGGCTCCTCCACGGCCGGCAGGAGATGATCGACTCCGTCCCGACGCCGGTCGGCGGCGTATGGGTCGATCTCGGGGCCGGGACCGGCGAGAACGCCGAGCGGATCGGCGAGCGACTCAAGGATGTCCGGCAGCTGTATCTCGTAGACCTCTGCCCGTCTCTCCTCCGCGTGGCCCGGGAGCGGATCGCACGGCACGGCTGGACGAACGTGGAAGCGGTCGAGGCGGACGCCACGCAGTACCGCCCCGCGACCGGCGAGGCGGACGTCGTCACCTTCTCCTACTCGCTGACGATGATCCCCGACTGGTTCCGGGTGATCGACCAGGCGCTGACCTGGCTCAAGCCGGGAGGGATGCTGGGGGTGGTCGACTTCTACACCGCCCGCAAGCACCCGGGCGAAGGCTCGGCACGGCACGGCCGGATGTCGCGGCTCTTCTGGCCGGCATGGTTCGGGTCGTCGAACGTCTTCCTGAACCCGGACCACATCCCGTATCTCCAGTCGCGTCTGGAGACGGTCCAGCTCATCGAGGCCCAGGGCAAGGTCCCGTACCTGCCGCTCGTGCGGGCGCCGTACTACCGCTTCCTCGGCCGGACGCCGCAGAGTTAA